One genomic segment of Campylobacter sp. RM16189 includes these proteins:
- a CDS encoding Fic family protein, with the protein MRYFSINEAIELHDIIMNEIDGKRGFNESQISLLDSVLSSIQNDDYYPSFIDKLTHLIFSCVKFHPFLDGNKRSAIFLAIFFMELNDKTDMYEEFATLMEDVVVEVAAGNIDKDELRLIIGEFIKPLK; encoded by the coding sequence ATGAGATACTTTAGCATAAATGAAGCCATAGAGCTTCATGACATCATAATGAACGAAATAGATGGCAAGCGTGGATTTAACGAGAGTCAAATTTCGCTTCTTGACTCCGTACTATCCTCTATACAAAATGATGATTACTATCCAAGTTTTATAGATAAACTAACACATCTTATCTTCTCTTGTGTTAAATTTCATCCATTTCTAGACGGCAATAAAAGAAGTGCTATATTTCTAGCAATATTCTTTATGGAGCTAAATGACAAGACCGATATGTATGAGGAATTTGCAACTCTCATGGAAGATGTGGTGGTAGAGGTGGCTGCCGGGAATATAGACAAAGATGAACTTAGGCTAATAATAGGTGAGTTTATAAAGCCCTTAAAATGA